From a region of the Brockia lithotrophica genome:
- the rplQ gene encoding 50S ribosomal protein L17, which translates to MSYRKLRRPTSARLAMLRSLVTDLILYERIVTTETRAKEVRKLADKLVTWAKDGSLHARRQAARIVRKERENPDDPRSRDALRKLFDEIAPRYRDRAGGYTRVLKLGPRRGDAAPMAVIEWVEE; encoded by the coding sequence ATGTCCTACCGGAAACTCCGGCGCCCGACGTCGGCGCGCCTGGCAATGCTCCGCAGCCTCGTAACCGACCTCATCCTCTACGAGCGGATCGTGACGACCGAAACTCGGGCCAAGGAAGTGCGGAAGTTGGCCGACAAACTCGTAACGTGGGCGAAGGACGGCTCCCTGCACGCCCGGAGGCAGGCTGCCCGGATCGTCCGCAAAGAACGGGAAAATCCCGACGACCCCCGTTCGCGGGACGCGCTGCGGAAGCTCTTTGACGAAATCGCTCCTCGGTACCGGGACCGCGCCGGGGGATACACGCGCGTGCTCAAACTCGGACCGCGCCGCGGCGACGCCGCTCCCATGGCCGTGATCGAATGGGTGGAAGAATAG
- the rplM gene encoding 50S ribosomal protein L13 has product MQVQRTFMPTEEEALAQRKWYVVDAAGQPLGRIAAEIARILRGKHKAIFVPHLDVGDFVIVVNADKVELTGEKWEKKLYHFHSRYPGGLRTYTARQLWQKRPERLLELAVRRMLPKNRLGRKLMKKLYVYAGPDHPHAAQKPEPWPLGKFWPTGRERASHDGGETK; this is encoded by the coding sequence ATGCAGGTCCAGAGGACCTTTATGCCTACGGAAGAAGAAGCGCTCGCGCAGCGCAAGTGGTACGTTGTCGACGCCGCGGGACAGCCCCTGGGGCGGATTGCGGCGGAGATCGCCCGGATCTTGCGGGGGAAGCACAAGGCCATCTTCGTTCCGCATCTCGATGTCGGCGACTTCGTGATCGTCGTCAACGCGGACAAGGTGGAACTTACCGGGGAGAAGTGGGAGAAAAAGCTGTACCACTTCCACTCCCGCTATCCCGGTGGGTTGCGCACGTACACGGCCCGTCAGCTTTGGCAAAAGCGCCCGGAGCGGTTGCTCGAGCTCGCCGTTCGGCGGATGCTTCCCAAAAACCGGCTCGGGCGTAAGCTCATGAAGAAGTTGTACGTATACGCGGGTCCCGACCATCCACACGCCGCCCAAAAGCCGGAACCTTGGCCGTTGGGAAAGTTTTGGCCTACGGGCCGGGAACGCGCGTCGCACGACGGGGGTGAAACGAAGTGA
- the truA gene encoding tRNA pseudouridine(38-40) synthase TruA gives MALRVAYEGTGFFGFERQKQGRTVQDELEAALLETYGRPIRVVPAGRTDAGVHAVGQVVHCDVDANVPVEKIPYALNTRLPPDVRVWEAHVVPSEFHARKDAIRKRYVYRFDTRPIRLPFLRTFSAHVPGRLDVERMAEAARYLVGTHDFRAFRNLGSSARTTVRTVFRAEVFARGFDVFFLVEGDGFLYHMVRILAGTLLEVGRNRRTPEDVARLLTSGRREEAGPTAPPEGLWLFHVYYPPHLLPDPPAVQLFDFPEDIR, from the coding sequence GTGGCCCTCCGAGTTGCGTACGAAGGAACCGGGTTCTTCGGCTTCGAGCGTCAAAAGCAGGGACGCACGGTTCAAGACGAACTCGAAGCCGCGCTTCTCGAGACGTACGGTCGCCCGATTCGCGTGGTTCCCGCAGGTCGGACCGACGCTGGGGTTCACGCCGTAGGTCAGGTCGTGCACTGCGACGTGGACGCCAACGTCCCCGTCGAAAAGATTCCGTACGCCTTGAATACCCGCCTCCCGCCGGACGTTCGGGTGTGGGAGGCTCACGTCGTTCCCTCCGAGTTTCACGCCCGAAAGGACGCCATACGCAAACGTTACGTGTACCGCTTCGATACCCGACCGATACGCCTTCCCTTTCTCCGCACCTTTTCCGCCCATGTTCCCGGAAGGTTGGACGTCGAGCGGATGGCCGAAGCGGCACGTTACCTCGTGGGTACGCACGACTTTCGCGCCTTTCGCAACCTAGGATCTTCTGCCCGAACGACGGTTCGGACGGTGTTCCGCGCCGAAGTTTTCGCCCGCGGTTTCGACGTCTTTTTCCTCGTGGAAGGCGACGGCTTTCTCTACCACATGGTGCGCATCCTTGCGGGGACCCTTTTGGAAGTCGGGCGCAACCGCCGTACTCCGGAAGACGTCGCCCGTCTTCTCACTTCCGGACGTCGCGAGGAGGCGGGACCTACGGCTCCGCCCGAGGGCTTGTGGCTTTTCCACGTGTACTATCCGCCGCATCTCTTGCCGGACCCGCCCGCCGTTCAGCTGTTTGACTTCCCCGAAGACATCCGCTAA
- the rpsI gene encoding 30S ribosomal protein S9 has translation MSTLQYMATGRRKEAVARVRLVPGDGKIFVNGEPFEKRYSLLAYRLIVQEPLERAGVLGQYDVYANVSGGGITGQLGAIRHGIARALLLINPEFRPVLKKAGLLRRDPRMKERKKYGLKKARRAPQFSKR, from the coding sequence GTGAGCACGCTCCAGTACATGGCAACCGGTCGTCGCAAAGAAGCGGTAGCCCGGGTGCGTCTCGTTCCTGGGGATGGCAAGATCTTCGTAAACGGAGAGCCCTTCGAGAAGCGCTACAGCCTCCTCGCCTACCGCCTGATCGTACAGGAGCCGCTTGAACGCGCGGGGGTTCTTGGGCAGTACGACGTGTACGCAAACGTAAGCGGAGGCGGGATTACCGGACAACTGGGGGCGATCCGTCACGGAATTGCCCGAGCCCTCCTCCTTATCAACCCGGAATTCCGCCCCGTTCTCAAAAAGGCGGGTCTTTTGCGTCGCGACCCGCGGATGAAGGAACGGAAGAAGTACGGTCTCAAGAAGGCGCGGCGGGCGCCGCAGTTTTCGAAACGGTGA
- a CDS encoding N-acetylmuramoyl-L-alanine amidase yields MGIRRVRFAVRPEQRKALVFLLGIVLGSAAIFALRVVPWSSGRWFAASSAASSHGALAGKVVVLDPGHGGIDGGAVGLGGEIVEDDTVLAIALYLRDYLQGAGAYVRLTREGDYDLAGEGRGRRKERDMRARAQIMNSPDVDLAVSIHLNSVPSPKWWGAQVFYGEDPPESACLAWHVQRALAEHLGTPRLPKKRDDLYLLRVARVPTILVEAGFLSHPEEARLLLDRTYQRRVALAVYDGIARYAAGNEPCPPPSSVPAQGEFRD; encoded by the coding sequence ATGGGGATTCGCCGCGTGCGGTTTGCAGTTCGCCCGGAACAGCGAAAAGCCCTTGTTTTCCTTCTGGGAATTGTCCTGGGAAGCGCGGCGATTTTCGCCCTGCGCGTCGTCCCGTGGAGCTCGGGGCGGTGGTTTGCTGCATCTTCGGCCGCGTCTTCGCACGGGGCCCTAGCCGGGAAGGTCGTCGTTCTTGATCCCGGGCACGGCGGCATTGACGGTGGGGCCGTGGGTCTGGGTGGGGAAATCGTCGAGGACGACACGGTTTTGGCTATTGCCCTTTACCTTCGGGATTACCTCCAGGGTGCGGGAGCATACGTGCGGCTCACGCGGGAGGGGGATTACGATCTCGCGGGTGAGGGGAGAGGACGGAGAAAGGAACGCGACATGCGCGCCCGCGCCCAGATCATGAATTCTCCAGACGTGGACCTTGCCGTAAGCATCCACCTCAACAGCGTTCCTTCCCCCAAGTGGTGGGGGGCTCAGGTGTTTTACGGTGAGGATCCTCCAGAGAGCGCCTGCCTGGCCTGGCACGTGCAGCGTGCCTTGGCCGAGCACTTAGGGACGCCTCGGCTTCCCAAGAAGCGAGACGACCTCTACCTTCTGCGGGTTGCGAGGGTTCCCACGATCCTCGTCGAAGCCGGCTTTCTTTCCCATCCCGAAGAGGCCCGCCTCCTTCTCGATCGGACGTACCAAAGACGCGTAGCTCTGGCCGTTTACGACGGGATTGCACGGTACGCGGCAGGGAACGAACCCTGTCCTCCGCCTTCTTCCGTCCCTGCGCAAGGGGAATTTCGGGATTGA